One segment of Thermoanaerobaculia bacterium DNA contains the following:
- a CDS encoding FG-GAP repeat protein produces MRAGPLAARKSGWHPRRLLRGYFYDAHRGIPGNPFWLFDHYWGKAMAAGDFDGDGAEDLAVGAPDEYEFMGAVTILYGSLFSDGFESQNFNAWSSHVP; encoded by the coding sequence ATCCGGGCGGGACCCCTGGCGGCCCGGAAAAGCGGCTGGCACCCCCGGAGGCTACTTCGAGGCTACTTCTACGACGCTCACCGGGGCATCCCCGGCAATCCCTTCTGGCTGTTCGACCACTACTGGGGCAAGGCTATGGCCGCCGGCGACTTCGACGGCGACGGCGCGGAAGACCTGGCGGTGGGCGCCCCGGACGAATACGAATTCATGGGCGCCGTGACGATCCTCTACGGCTCTCTCTTTTCCGACGGCTTCGAGTCGCAGAACTTCAACGCCTGGAGCAGTCACGTCCCGTGA